The DNA region tttttcttcccagcaTCTGCTTCAATTTGTAATAAGCAAAGAGATCTTGATGGTCTTGTTCTCGATTCTACCTCTGTAGCCCAGAACAATGCCTGCATACATAATAGAAACTCAATAAACCTGTTGAATGAATGTCTGATTGAATAGATGAATCAGGTACAGATACAGGAAAGGCCAATGTATAAGCCCAGGTAGAGCTTGAGTTATGAATTTACTCATGTATTTAGCTTTCACTGTGCCAAGGACACTCTACTCAAAAACTTAGTGTATAATGGGACTCTCCTTTCCCAAGTGCTTTTAGGTGCCAAATATCTTTGAGATAAGTCCTGTTAgacccattctacagatgaggaaaccatgGCTCAAAGAGGTTAAGGTAGCTGCCTGACAGCACCATGAAGTTAAAGAGCAAAACTAGAACTCAAATCCAGGCCTGACTTAGAATGCTCTGTCTTTTCCCTATGCATGGTACATGGTACAACCATCTAAAACCATGCATGGGTCGCTGTTTCCTTCCTCACTATGAGTGAAGAGTCAGAAAATATGTAATTAAAACTAATAGGATTTTTCACGAAGATGGCACCAAAAGCGAAGAAGGAAGCCGCTGCCTTTCCCaaaaccaaagcaaaagcaaaagccAAGAAGGCAGTACTGAAAGGCATTCacagccacacacacaaaaaaaagatatGCACGTCATCCACCTTCTGGTGGCCTAAGACATTGCATCTCAGAAGACAGCCCAAATATCTTCAGAAAATCACCCCCAGGAGAAACAGGCTTGTCTACTGTGCCATCATCAAGTTCCCCCTGACTATTGAATCAGCCGTGAAGAAGATTGAAGACAACAACACACTTGTGTTCATTGTGATTGTCAAGGCCAACAAGCACCAGATCAAACAAGCTGTGAAGAAACCCAATGACAATGATGTGGCCAAGGTCAACACCTGATCAGGTCTGACTGGCTCCTGACTATGATGCTTTGGATGTTGCCAACAAAATTGGGATCATCTAAACTGAGTCCAGCTGGTTAATTCTAAATATAAGTTTTTGAccattaagaagaagaaaaaaaaaaactaatgggacagggagtggatgtggctcaagcagttgagtgcctgcctcccacatgggaggtcccaggttcagttccctgtgcctcctaaagaaagtgaacaaacaatgagcaaaacagcaggcaaaacaatgaacaaacaaacaacaagcaaaacaacaagcaaacagatgagggaaccaacttggggagctgatgtgactcagtgattgAACACCAGCCTCCTGCCTACGAGGTCCTGGGTctatccccagtcccagtaccaaaataaaaaacaactaatGAGACATATTTCCATTTCAAAGTAAAAGCATGTGCTTGATAATGTGGTTCCAACCACATCCAAAATGCTAAAGAAAACACAGaacaagggaggagaaagaaaggtaATGTCCGTCAGGAAGATGTGCTTCCAGAAGTTGGTTAAGAGTCATCCAGTTAGGATGGGAGTTTGAATCTCAGTGCCACCAATAACGAATGTGAACTAGCCAAGCTACTGATTTTGTTGAATCTCGGATGCCATCAATTAAAATACATCATTATTTGCTGTGCCATTATCAAAGCTACACCATTATTTACATTGCCAAATCAATACTGCTGATTCAACTATCACACAACCCAAAGGTCATTTCTTATAAGATGCATCTTGATTTCAgagatattaaaatgtaaaaaaaaaatgtctattagAGTTATGAAGTATTGTGCTTAATTTCTCgggttttagttttcttatctatagAGTAGGGATGATCACCCTCAAGCCATGATGGTTCTAGCATTTGTGGGGCAAAGGGCAAGACTAGGCATAGAGACCTACGTAACATATATCTGAATAACCAGAAGTCAGAAATTAAGCCAATAAACTATGAAAAATGTTATCCTCTGATCTGAACAAATATTTCTTCATAACAACTTGGAAGACCCAGCTTGGATTTAGAATTTCCCAGGTTCTCAGAGTTCTACGCTAGAACATGGTGGCACAGGGAGAACTGGTCCTGGGAACACAGTCTCCctgcccctcttccctcccccagctTCGTCTTGCATGGCCTGGGACCTCACACACATGTAAGTGGCCACCCAGTCCAAGCCCTGTTCCCAAATGCCTCGCCACTCTGCTGACTATTGTACTTTGGTCACCCTGTGCACAAATGGGCAGCGAAGTCTGACTTCAGGAGAGGAGACGTGGAGAAAAGGCCCATGCAGGCCCTGAAACAAGACTCATGGATGTTCAAGCCAGGAATTCCAGGgccccaggaaggaagcaggCTCAGGAGGATAAGGGATGCTTGGTCCAAAGACCTCTCAGCCATGAGGAGGGGTGCAGCTGAAGGGGAGCAGGACTTGGAGTCCCCATTACCAGGTTCCAAAAGTGGACAGTGCATCGTGATCAAATACAATAATAGATGTAAAGTGCCTGGTTCAATAATTAGCATGTGGTAGAGGCTGTTCAAATGAGTGTCCGCACAACCCAGTACAACAAAAGTGTTAAACAGAGCCCATGTATATAGCAGCAGCTGCCTGCTACTTAAAACTTACTATGCATAAGACAACAGattgttttccattcattttctcatttaattatgAAGATTATTCCCATCCAATACTGTAAGTACAATGAAGGAAGGATTGACAGAGAATTCAAGgaagaaaaatgtctaaaaactGGAGGCAAACAATAAGGACCTTATTATGATTGTGATGGTGGGAATGGAAAGCAAACAATGGTAGGGCagagattttgaaaaataaacaattctTGGGATTGGGAAAGGACAAGGGAGTGGTCTTGAACAATATAATCTTCCAGAGGTCTGGGGAGATGTTAGTACCACTGGCAGATATTCGGAAGTCACAAGGGTAAACTGGCTTTCAAGGGAGAAGACAAATTCAGTTGTCTTGAAATGGCAATTCCACTGTCTAGCTGTTTTAGAGAACCTACTCTGTGCTTAGTAGTGATTTATACTTTTCTGCCTCTACCTCCTGTCAGAAAATGTCCCCATTggtgccataacccattgaaggCCAAAATCTACCCCAGGAAGACACTATTTTTCAGCCTCTTAATGTACTCAAATGTTACTGTATCGCcacaaaaattacaattttatTATAGTCCTATGATCTGAACTAGGTTTTAGGACTCATACTAATGACACTTGTCCATATAGTTTTCTTATGCCCCATTCGCCCAGTGCTTATACCAATACATGGAAAGTATGGAAAGTTTGACAGCTATGATATCACAGAACATATACTCGAAGGTTTTAATCCTTGAacagaaaataaagttaatacAACAGTGCCATCTAGTGAGTGACAAGCATCTCAAAGGGCTTGGATCCCTTATGTTTCTCAAATTGCATCATACATTTCACCCAACAGATCCACTGCAGAATAGAAATCGTATTAAATGAAATTACGTTGTATAATCATTGGTACTCAGAAAAACCCCTCAGTGTCATCTGAAATCACCAAGTTTAGGGAGAAATCTTAATGTAGGCCATgtaaatagaaagaagaaagcagTAGAAACTTGCAGTTTCTTCTATACTCTAGTCATATGttaaaaaacaagaacataacACTCATTAGTGAAAATATCTGCAAGAGATTCCAAATCTCCTGACACTAAGATCAATATCCTGTCTGTGGCTGTCAGAGTGATGGCGGCATGGCTCAGTTTCAGACACGCCAGGTGCACATCCCAGCTCCGTGCTCAGTGACTAGGTAACCTAGAGCAGGGAAACCTCtctgatcttctgtatctttatCTACAGAGTGATGATGATGCTATAACAATGCCCATTGATGAGAAGTATTGTGAACCCTGAGATATTTTAGGGAAAAGTGTGTAACATATGGTTTAGCATCATAAGGGTTAGTTCCCCTTTCTAGCCTGCCCCTTGTACATTATCTGCTTGTTTCCTCATGAGAATAAAACACCTATGTatccctttctttaaaaaactggCTATCAAATTTTTACTCACTATATATTGAGGGCATACTATGTGCCACATACTATTCTAGAGTCAAGGACAGGCAAGATTCCTATCTTGTAGAATTGGCATAGAATATGACAGgatatgggagaaaataatagtgaATAGAAGCATTATGAGAAGTGGTCAAATAGTTTAGATACGGTGGAAAGGAAAACCTCTCAGAAGAGATTCAGATCAAGCCGGCAGAGGAGGGAATGGAGGGAGATAGACAAATGGTGAAATTAAGGATTATACCTGTTGCTGTCTTAGAAGACAGAGGCAGCTGTCACAGGGATGTTGTCTAATAGAATCAGCTCCAAGGAGAGGAGTTGAGAATGTTGTCTAAAGAAAAAGCACATGTTAtaagcctgaaataagaacaaggcctagagcagcattgtgcctgggaatttcctcctgtcagccttcatgttactcaaatgtggccagtctcgaagccaaactcagcatgtaaatgcaatgccttccccccagcatgggacatgacacccggggatgagcctccctggcaccgagggaccactatcaactaccaactgatgatgcaactgcaaaatgaccttatatggaaggttcaatgcggatcagcagaatatccctgtctacataaaataacatgactttaaaatgctgtttgacctaatgtaagggggaaatggaaaggagaaatgagtttatatggctatgagtctctaaaaaagagtctggaggctggcagaaggattgcccctatgcacaactgagcagagtctgagagacagataaagcagattcaacccccagatattggttcctttgagggctaaagagacccatgggagttatggtcatggctgatgggattaactaccaggtcagatggctcctctttggaaatggtgtttatgtgtgatgaatctggactcagatgggatctctcttcatatgactttcatgctaatgtgctggaggtgcagttagtgttggggtttaagatatatttaggggatttgaatctctggactgacaatgtgatagccaggtcctgagcctcaacagactccagcacctacaatctgatttattggacttaccacactcagctaagatggagttgaagaaggacaaccaccacaccatggagcctagagtgattacaactgaaaatgggaggattgcatccagcatccatgtggaatctgagcctcctcgtgacatagaggtacaatggacacaaccaatccaatatccacatagaagaggtggcattggattgggaaaagtggacatggtggctgatgggtatggggaaaggcaggaagagatgagaggtggaggcatctttgggacatggagctgccctggatggtgcttcaggggcaatcaccggacatcgtaaatcctcacagggcccactggatggaatgagggagagtatgggccatgatgtggaccattgaccatgaggtgcagacgtgcccaaagatgtacttaccaaatgcaatggatgtgtcatgatgatgggaacgagtgttgcttgggggggggagaggtggggtgggggggggtggggttgaatgctacctcatatatatttttttaatgtaatattattataaagtcaataaaaaaattttaaaaaaaattaaaaaaaaaaaagaaaaaaaaaaaaagaaaaagcacatgttcttctcccccctctcccagGACAAGTTTTCAACTGAACAGCCTTCTTGGTGTCATCTCCACACCATTTTCCCCCACTCACCTCCCCATCACCATTCCAGTGGCTGGGGTTCTGTCTCAGGAGTGCCTCCAAGTTAACTGCACTGCCagatggaaaaaataagaatcaATGCACCCTTCTGGtttccctgctccctcctctcccatGTCGCTCTGGTACCACCGGGGCCTTTCCTCCACCGGCTCAATGTTTTATGAGATGGCAATGCTCTCTGAGTTCTGGTTTGGGCCTTTTTGCCCATCCTGGAGAGACTGGTCTCCACTGCTCTCTAGCTTAGACCCTCACACAGTCAAATCTCCAGCTGCCTGCTGAGAGGAGAGCTAGGAGCAATTGGATCTCAGTTAGTGCTTTCCAAAGTTACACATTGCATTTTTGgtaaaataatttgtaaatgcTTTGTAATTCTACACTGTGGCTGGATGATACAAAATTAAATGGGCTCCTTTTCTGAAAAACTTCCTAGCGTTCTCAGTATCTTACTGAATTCTTCTCTAGAATCTTACTCTGCCTCATGAACCTTTCCCTGATGCATCACAGTACCGCACCCCTaccccctcccaccccttccctcaGTCCCATATTAAATTTGTCTCCCCCATCTTCTCAGGCTACTCTCTGTAAATACTTACATCACAGTCTCTCTAATACTTGATGGCCTTCACTGCTTTTCTATGGGTCCCTTTTTACTTTAGTGTAGGCCCCTTTAGAGCAGGAACCTTGCTTTGTAGGCAAGGATGCAGGGAAGGTCATGGAACTCCCTGGTGGCTGGCATGACGAGGCACATAGTGGATGTTCAATGCAGGATGggagggaaagaagaaggaagaagagggcaAAGTTGTGTCTGATTGGAAGGAGTATAGCCCCAGTTCCACAACCTTTTGATAAATCACAACCTTTCTGAGCCACCTCAGCCAAAAAAGGCTAAAATCATTGGCCCTGACTTCCTCCTACGACTAACGGAGAATGCTAATGAGATCCTCAATGCAAACCCAACGTGTGGCTGGAAAGTGCTTGGGCAACAGAAGACAGCATCATCTTGAGCCTCAGGATGAAATATCCCTTTCATCTCTTCTCCAAAGAGGCAAGGACACTTCACCTATAAATGAGATATCCTATTATAATATCTCCGCATAGTCTTTTAGCTAGAAAGAGCCTCCCAATCcccccaaataatacccttttcTTGAATACTAATGCTTGAGATTTCAATAACGTAAGATAGATTTTTTTCATTCACATGAGATACTACTTAAAATACTTACAAAAGTGCAATTATTTGGTATAGTTCCCTTCCTGGAAGAAATGTCAAAAGTGGAGTACTCTGAACCTTGAAATTGAGAACTATACGGAgagttattaaaaacaaaactaagctGGGAGTCACAAAGGgaaatttcaccttcacaattTTATTCAGGGAAAGATTCAAACTAACTTTTATTGACTTACCTACACAATAGAAAAGATACCCAAacattaatgatataataaaCAGAGCAAACATAAGCAaatagaacaaataaaataagCATATTTGTTCCCACCCAACAAAGGGATGAATCCAACCATGTTGGAAAACTAGACACCAGATCTAATCCTGAATTCAACTGAAAAGAaagtaacaaaattaaaaactaatagAGATATTATTGTATGGGAACAGAAGTAACGTATGCACTTTATAAAGCCACTCTAGAATCTAGGCTGTGAGTTGTTATCTGATTTTCTAAATGCAAGCcatttttgcaattatttttattgttaataaaTTCTATCCAGCTTGGATGAGGTCATCAACCTGATAATGTGAATTCAGATTCTGAAAAGGGAGAAGTAGACAGCAGTCACAATCGGGTGCCTGGATTGCTGCCAATTACTGCCCCCAATTATTTCCACACCCACTGCTGACATATTTAATCTTCTTCTTCTGGCCTATCCGACAGCTCACATGGAGGAAGAATGCTAGCTAATGCGCTGCTCAGCAGAGAGTGTAGTTCCAATTTAAATAATTAGAagcctatttcatttcttctctccttttcgtaagtgcacttgaaaagaatgtgcatgCCTGGGCTTCGTGCCTTGAACTTGTCCGGTGATAACTTATTGACCTTCTTTAAATCCCTTTCCCTACCAGCTCTTCTCTGCTTGTCCCCTAGGGCATTGAGGATAATTTAAAGCTGTTGGATGATAATCAATAAGCAAGGGTCATCACTGTTGCCTGGCTTAAAGGTCTTTGATCTAGTAAATCATCAATTACTGCCGCTTATATTAGCCTTCCCGTTAACCACGTGACCTGGCCTGGTCCTCTTACTCCTTAAGTCGATGAGGACCCAAGCAGCGCAGCAGTTTTCTGCTGATGAAGTGAGTCTGTGGTTCACTTGTGCTTGGGACCTGTCTCCAGTTTTTCTGTAAAGTGACTTTCCTCCTCTCCTCCAGTGGTTAGAAATCTTTTTCCATTTGGCAAAGGTCTGAGTAATAATTTTATTGCTTAAACTTGGGGACAGTCGCGTGTGTTCCCTTTATTGATTGCAGACCTGAGAGTGCCAGACTTTGTGAGGTTCTGGAGATTCAACAGTGGATAAGACAAAGCCCCCTTGTTCATCACCTTCACAGTCTTGCTCCAAGTGCAATTAGATGGTGCTGATAACTATTGATCATCCTCTGTTCAGAGATCCCCATTCTGTAGATTTGAGATGGGCCTGGGAATCTTCATTTCTAATCCCTGAATTGCACTTGAGCCAACactgtgatggtgatgaacacagTGGGTTGTATGATCCAGGAAtctacatttctaacaagttgTCTGGATAGTTATTCTGCACATTGATGTTTGAGAACCTCTCTTCTAGAAAGGACATGAACAAGTAAACAGCTACCTTGTACTATTAAGTAAGAATGAAATAGAGGCTGAACGAAACCACAAGCAATTTGCCACAGGAGAACAGGAAAGAACAGGAAGGGTTAGAGTTTCATGGAGGTGACCTTTAAACTGCTGGTGAAGGTACTAGAACATGATGAGAAGACACAAGGAGCAGCAGGAACAAAAGCTCATAGAAATGAGAATTCAGAGATTATTTGGGAATTTGGAATAAACCAATGAAAAAAACTGGGACCTGAGATGTCCAAGAAGGTTCATGGTGTGGTAGGAAGGGAAGCTGGCAAGGAAATAGGGGTCAAATCACAGAGGTATGTGAGCACTGTTCTTCAAGCAGTAAGGGCAAGATTCTGATTCAATATTTAAGCAAGAGTTTATATCATCAGAAATTACAGAGGGATGGCTAGAACAACTGGAAACATGACCAAAATTTTTCAACATTCAAAAAATCTTGCCTGTTGTCTACTTATTCAATCTCATTTTTCTGAATGCCTACTTTGTGCCTGACCCAAGAGTAGATTCAGGAAAAATTATTACTGAACAGCATGGACATAGTGTTCCTTACATCACTGAGTTTACAGGTTAGCATCTACTATGTGACAGGCACTGGACTAGCACATAAGGAACCAAGGTTCAAGGAATTTACAATGtaaaaatggattaagtttaacagacacacctacacacatacacaaatatcataataaagcaaaaaaagGTATGAATGAAATGTTAGGGGATTAAGTGAAGAAATACTGCCTGAAAGTGGCCTTAAAACATAGACAAGATTTTTGACCGAAGGAAGTTGGAGAAACACAGCATTTTAgtcagagggaaagaaataaagcagTGTCAGTAACTGGAGAACAGAAACAAATGAGGAGGAGGATGGCAATGATGGAAGTCTCACTAAGAGCCGAACACTATACCAGGTACTTCATATGTTTTTTatcccttgtagcagtttgatatggttatgaattccaaaattagatatcaGATTATTTTGTaacctgatctgtacctgggcatgattgagttatgatttgggctttgattgggccacatcattagggtattgagtccccgcccctgggtgggtggggactcactgataaaaggcacggcaaaggacagagttgagggattttgatgttggagttttgatgctggagtttgatgctgaagccttaagctggagccccaggaagtaaaaacacagaggaaagagaagcaagaccctggaggggagaacccaggaagcctgaaccctcacagacgtcagcagccaacttgctccaatacatgaaaacagactttggtgagggaaataacttatgctttatggcctggtatctgtaagctcctagccaaataaatactctttataaaaaccaaccaatttctggtattgtacatcagtacccctttggctgactaatacatccctCATCCTCAGAGCACCCTTACAAGGCAGATAGTTTTATATGTTTTATGTCTTCAGGGTGTTATATAACTTTCAAAGATGACAGACCAAGTTAGTGAATGAGTCAAGACTCATCTATAATCATTCAttcaattcattcaacaaatatttattgagcacctactctgacAGGCAGTTCTTGCACCAAAGCTCCTATAATTTTTCTCTACAACACCCTAAAAATTAATTACAATAACAAAATTAGCATTAATAAATAATGGCATGAATAAGAAGCAATGAAGACTGTGTGAAGACaggataaaaatatttacagCATGGTTTATGCTATAAGAgg from Dasypus novemcinctus isolate mDasNov1 chromosome 3, mDasNov1.1.hap2, whole genome shotgun sequence includes:
- the LOC131278101 gene encoding large ribosomal subunit protein uL23-like gives rise to the protein MAPKAKKEAAAFPKTKAKAKAKKAVLKGIHSHTHKKKICTSSTFWWPKTLHLRRQPKYLQKITPRRNRLVYCAIIKFPLTIESAVKKIEDNNTLVFIVIVKANKHQIKQAVKKPNDNDVAKVNT